From the Vicingaceae bacterium genome, the window CGGCAATGGTTCAGGATATATGCACCTGGAATATCAAAATGGAGAGTTTGTTGTGGTTTCTCCCGATGACCCAAATGGTTATGCAGAAGACCCCTCGTGGAGTTCTTGGGGCGGCAATGGCTCCGGCCCATCTCCGAGAGTCTATAACAATTTAGGTGTTTCAGGTATGAAGTTGGTTCATGTAATCCATCGCAATACCGACGAAAAAAGATATAATCACGCCTTCTTTGCCGGGGTTGACTTGGGTTTTACCAAGGTCAATGGAAATCCCTACAGTCGGTTTCTTTATTTCGGAAATTACAACCCTCTCACCAATACGGGCACTCATATACCTTATCTCGAGCACATAAAAAAAAGTAATGCTACCTTTTTCACTTGTTGGCTTGGAAATAATGACGTATTGGGTTATGCCACGTCCGGCGGTCAGGTACAAAAAGTGAAAGATGCTATTCCCGGTATTCAATTCTTGTTTCCAACACTGGCAGAAATGGAGCTGAACGGATTGAGCGACCCTAATGAATTTCGCCAAAAATATGATTCAGTTTTGAAGGCATTTAAGGATATAGGTGCAAAAGGTGTGGTGGCTACCATTCCTGATGTTACTACCATTCCTCTGTTTACCACCCTTACACTTGATGTGATCAAAGGCATGTTAAACAAAAACACGGTTTATATCGAAGAAAATAACGGGAATGTTCGTCCAATGACTACCGGTGATTATGTGCTTTTAAGCGCCAACGACGACATTAAAAAGAACGGCAAAGGAAATAGTT encodes:
- a CDS encoding outer membrane protein, with protein sequence MKKIFVYSTLAVLLFGCRKTEFDPIERTQGSADFSRYVAVGNSLTQGYQDGGLYEATQKYSYPALIAQQMKIVNPNMENFAQPMTTGNGSGYMHLEYQNGEFVVVSPDDPNGYAEDPSWSSWGGNGSGPSPRVYNNLGVSGMKLVHVIHRNTDEKRYNHAFFAGVDLGFTKVNGNPYSRFLYFGNYNPLTNTGTHIPYLEHIKKSNATFFTCWLGNNDVLGYATSGGQVQKVKDAIPGIQFLFPTLAEMELNGLSDPNEFRQKYDSVLKAFKDIGAKGVVATIPDVTTIPLFTTLTLDVIKGMLNKNTVYIEENNGNVRPMTTGDYVLLSANDDIKKNGKGNSSSNPIPKDKVLDINEANACKARTVELNNIIKDLAAQYNYPIVDMYKFLETFESGIKIDGIAFDVKYIEGGAFSLDGVHVNPRGYAIIANEFIKKINEFYGSNIPLVEVGKYKGIIFP